From Mycobacterium cookii:
TTGCCGGATCGGCTCCGGCCCGAAACGCCTGCCGCGCCGGGTCCACCCGCGCCCGGATCACCCGTCCGGGTTGAACGGTCGCGAGGAAATTGGACGCGACACCTTTGAACAGGCCATGACCGGAACGGGCCGGCGCGTCGATCACGCTGACGACCAGCCCTACCACCCGCGGTGACAACAGCGATGACGACGCGATCGAATAGTGCCTCGGCGCCATCGGGTCGAGCAGTTCGAGGAGTTCAGCGCCGGTGAGGACGCACGCCGGGTACTCGGCGAGGCACTCGATCACGCTGAGCGGGCAACCCTCCGGGTCTTCGGCCAGTTCGGTGAGCCGCCGGCGCTCCGGAGGACAATCGTTGGCCGCGGCGAGGCGGCGTAGTTGACTGGGCGTCACGGGTTTTCGAAGTTCGACGAAGTGAGTGAGCAGTTCTCGCGCGCTGACCTCGCGGTCCAACGCGATCAGCCGCCGTGAGCTGCGGCGCGGATTGATCGACAACCTCAGTTCGGGGTCGATGTCCAGCTGAGTCAAGACCGCGTCGACGACCTCGGGTGGGTTGTCGGCGAGCACCGTGAGGTGGTCACCTGTCTGGTAGTCGACACCATCCGGAAGTTGCACGCGGATGTTGTGTTTGGCGTGACCCAATCCATTGTCCGGACTCACCAGTTCGGTGTTCTCGAGGATGGTCATCGGGATCACCGAGGACCGTTCGTCCATCGCCGCCGTCACCGGGCCGACGATCCGGCGCAACTCGTAGAGCGGTTCGTCGGAATCGCTGATCGGCGTGGCGTTGGGGTCGCCGTACCGCTCGGCCAACGCCGACCACAGCGAGCCGGCGAACTCCTCGACCACACCGACCAGATCGCCCGAGGTATCGGCTGATGCCCGCGGGACTAGTCGGTTGGCTTCCAGCTCACCGAGGCGCTCATCGATTCGCTGAGGGATCACCTGGTAGGTGTCGGCCCAGTTGTGGTCACCCACACCGAGAACCGCGACGTTGGGTACCGGGTTCAGTGCGGTGTCCGCATCGAGCAGCCAGGTGAGGAAGGCGCGGGCATCGTCGGTCGGTTGTCCGTTGTAGGAGGACGCGATGATCACGACGGCCTCGGCGTCGGGAAAGCCCCCGACGGCGTCGTCAAGGGGTGACACCGTCACGGTGCAACCCAAAGCCGTTGCATCATCAGCGAATTGGCGGGCAAGGCCGCGGCAGGTGCCGAGGTTCGAACCGTAAAGGATGGCCAACCTGGTGCCGGCTTTCAACGCCGTTGCGGCACAGTCGTTTTCCGCGTTGACGGCCTCGGAGACTGGTGTGCCGATATGGCGATCCTGCGCAGTGCGCCGGAGAAGATCGAGCCGGAATCCGACCGGGCGGCGGCTGTTGGGGTTCTCCCACTGCGGGACATAGTGGTAGGCGTCGATCAGGCGGTAACGATGAACGAGCCGCGCCAGTGCCATCGTCGCCTCATGCAGCGCGAACTGTCTGCCGATGCACGAGCGCGCACCGGTTCCGAAAGGCTTGAACAAGGCGGCCGGCCGGGCCGCCGAACGTTCGGGAGCGAAGCGATCGGGGTCGAAGAATTCGACGTTGTCGCCCCACTGCGGCTGGCGGTGCAATGCGCCGGTCAGCACGGTGACTGCCTCGCCGCGTTTGATCGGATATCTGCCACCTATCACGGTGTCTTCCAAGGCCATTCGATCGAAGCTCAGCACCGGCGGTGACAGCCGCAGCGTTTCCTCGATGACCTGTCGCAGATAGGCCAGCTTGCCGACGTCGTCGTAGCCGGGCAGGTAGTCGTCGTCGGTTCCGAAAACGATGTCGACCTCGGCCTGCGCGCGATGCAGCACCGTCGGATCGCTGACCATGTTGTACAGGGCGTTGGGCATCAGCTCCGATGTGGTGAGCTGGCCGGCGATCAGGAAAGTCATGATCTGGTTGCGAATGTTCTCGGTCTCCAGCACGGGGTTGCCGTCGGAATCCTGTTGCAGCATCAGCGCCAACAGGTCGTCGAACTCGCGGTCACCGGATCGGTGCTCGGCGATGAGGCCGTCGATGAACGCGTGCAAGGTTTTCAGTTCGTCGTTGAACGCCGGCGTTACCGTGCCCGAGCCCAACTCCCCCAGCGCCGTTGTGAAGCTCTGCGGGATCGGGGCCAGGCCCGGGCAGTTGAAAGAGTCGAAGCGCGAACCGAATCCGGCGAGCGCGACGGTATCCATGGCCAGCTTCTGGAGGTCGGTCGACACATCCACCGGCCCGACTCCGGCGCTGAGGTCCCACCGGTCGATCAGCTGGGCGTTGATGTTCAGCATCGCCTCGTGATAAGCGCGCAGACCCGCGTAACTGAAGCCCGGCAACAGGACATCGTGGGCCCGCTGCCAGTTCGGTTCGCCGTGGTAGGCAGTGAACAGGCCGTCGCCCGCCAACGGTCTGACCCTGGCAAGGGTTGCGGTGAGGTTCTTGGCGAACCGGCTCTCGTCGCACAGCTCGGTAACGAGTTCCAGCGAGCACGCGTACAGCTTCCGGAAGCCGCCGTTGAAGTCCGCATAGAACAGCGGACCGTGCAGTTCGCCGAATACGTCTGCCGCCAAAGCGCGGGGGCGGCCGGCAAGCTGGGCCGCGCCGGGCAACGGTCCTTCCGCCGAGGGGATACCGGGAAGATCCGGTGGCGACGACGCGCGGAACTCGGTCACGCGGGCAGCATAGATTTCGGCGCGGCAACTTTGTCGAGATCCGCCGTTGTCGCCCACGCCGCAGGCACAGCGCTCGAACCGTCGCGTTAGTGTGCTGTGTCGGCTTCCGCGAACAGGCCGATCGGAAAGTTGAGCGAATGTGATGACCGCTGCAGAAACGTCGGCGCTGGAATCGCGGGTCGGCCATCACTATCAGATGGACGGCACCTACGTTGTCGGCCGCGAAAAGCTACGCGAGTACGCCCGCGCGGTGCAGGACTACCACCCCGCACACTGGGACGTCGCCGCCGCCCAGAAGCTCGGTTATTCGGACCTGGTCGCGCCGCTGACTTTCACCTCGACCCCGGGCATGACCTGCAACCGCCTGATGTTCGAGCAGGTGGTGGTCGGCTATGACACCTACATGCAGACCGAAGAGGTCTTCGAGCAGCACCGCCCGATCGTGGCCGGCGACGAACTACACGTCGATGTCGAACTGACGTCGGTGCGCCGAATCGCCGGCCGCGACCTGATCACCGTGACCAATACCTTTACCGACACCGCCGGCGAGCGGGTGCACACGCTGCACACCACCGTCGTCGGTCTCACCGCCGAGGACGTCGATCCGGGGATCAAGACGGCAGTGCAGACGATGATGATGCACGACGTGGACCTCTTCGGCATCGGCGAATCCGATTACCACAAGACGGTGCGCCCCGAAGGTGAGGTCCGGATCGCCGAGGACTCAGCCCGGAGGCCGGGCACGCCGTCCTTCGACGACGTGAAGGTCGGCGACGAGCTGGCTGTGCACCAGACCCGGCTGTCCCGCGGCGATCTGGTCAACTACGCCGGCGTGGCCGGCGACGCCAACCCGATTCACTGGGACGAGGGCATCGCCAAACTGGCCGGCCTGCCCGATGTGATCGCCCACGGCATGCTGACCATGGGTTTGGGCGCCGCGTTCGCCTCCGCGTGGTCGGGTGATCCCGGCGCGGTGACCCGCTACGCGGTGCGGCTGTCCTCGCCGGCGATCGTGTCGGCCGCCGACGGCGCCGACATCGAGTTCAGTGGCCGGATCAAGTCGCTGGACCCGGACACCCGCACCGGTGTCGTCATCGTCGGGGCGAAGTCCGACGGCAAGAAGATCTTCGGCCTGGCGACGCTGAACGTCCGCTTCAGCTGACCTGACCGGCCCGGAGACGCCGCACGGCGGTGGTGGGCCGAAGCCCGACCACCGCCGTGAGTTGGCGATTCGTTATCAGCCGCGACGGCCGCAGACCGGCCACGCGCCGATGCCCTGCGAGTGCAGCACGTTCTCGGCCACCCGGATCTGCTCCTCGCGGCTCGCGCCGCTCGGAGAGCCCGAGCCACCGTTGGCACGCCAGGTGCTCGGGGTGAACTGCAGACCACCGGAGTAGCCATTGCCGGTGCTGATGCCCCAGTTGCCACCCGACTCGCACGAGGCGATCGCGTCCCAGTTGACGCTGTACGCCTTGTGCTTGGGCTCCGGCGCCGGTGCATCGTCGGCGGGCGGGGCCGGCGGCGCGGCAGCCTCCGGAGCGGGCGGGGCCTCGGGTGCCGGCGGCGGTGCGTCCGGAGCGGGCGCCGGGGGCGCATCCGGGGCCGGCGGAAGGTCGGCCGGGGCCGGCGGAGCGGGCGGAGCGTCCGGCGCCGGGGCGGGCGGCGCATCCGGCGCGTCCGGAGCGGGCGCGGCGTCCGGAGCGGGCGGCGCGGGCACAAACCCGGCCAGCTCGATCGGGTTCGGCGAGGTGACCCGCTCGTAATCGGCTGAGGCGATCGCGTTCGACAACGTCAGCGGAGTCGTGGCAAGCACACCGGTGATCGCGGCCATGCGAAGCGTCTGGCGGACGTTCTTCAACATCGTTCCTTTCGCGGGTGCGCGCGCCGAAGCAAGCCCAGCGAGCTGAGCTGGTGCCGGTTTTCCGGCGGGTTGATACTTCGAGTCGTGCCGTCTCGTTCAGGCACGACAGCCGGGGCGTGGGCCGACGATCCGGGCTTGAGCCCGGCGGCCGCACGGGGGCGTCATCGCCCTCCGTAGCCCCCGCTCACACGCGGGTCCGTGGATTCGATTCTTTTGCGGCTTTTCGGGCCGAATCGGACGGTACGAGAACGCGTCGCATTCGTCATGTCGCGACACGCCGCTGTTTCGCTGCCGTAAAGCCTCGATCACGGCCTCTCAGCTAATTGACCTTGCAGGTCAAGTGCGCCTTTTCCGTCGGCGTCAGTTCTTTGGTACGGACCAGCGGAGGTGAGCCAAATCACGCATATTTTGTGAGCCGTGACACCCTCTCGGAGCGGTGTAACGCGACCCTAGGGCGGTTGCATGCGCGAGCCGCATCCGATGCTCGACGTAATCAAGATCACACTCAAGCTTGGCGTGACGCAAAGCATTTCACTGAGGCGGTTGCGGTTATGTCGCCGAAACGATCCTTCCGATCACCGAGATATATTGCCGTAGAAGCATATTCGACCGCGCCTCTGTCGACGGTCATCGACTGTCCCGTCGGTCGCCGGCACGATGTTCTGCCACACCAAGACCGCTGTCTCACAATTGTTTTCGTGGCCCTACGAGCGACCTTCGCCGGCCGGAGTGAGCTCCCGATCGCGGCAGCACAGTGGGGGCCTCCGGCGTGCTTCACCCGTCCACGCGGCGGAAGGCGGAGCCGAAACATCTGCTGTCGCAACGAGATACGTTCGTGATCGGCAAGAAACAGCCGTCAAATTTCTCGAATTCGGAGCAAATCGCCATCAAATTCAGCTAACAGCAAAACAATTAATTCGCAATAAATCCGCGGAGATATTCGACGCGGCTAATTGCTTAGATAAATCGCCGGCGACGACGCCGAACGGATCAGCGCCCGGCAGCCAGCAGCCGGCGCAGCCCGGTCGGCGCTTTGCCGTTGGACGACGGGTGCGGCTCGGAGATCACCACTCGCTGCGTGTCGACGTGGTCGACCAATGCCGGCATGTTCCGCTCGCCGGCGGCGATGAGCTCATCGATCTTGGCGGCCAACGCCGTTCGGTACACACCGACCAGGTAGCGATTGGTCCCATCCCACGGCAGCACTACGTCGGCGTCGACTTCGATGGCTCGAGCCAATAGCACGTCGATCAAGTCGGGGGTGAGGAACGGTACGTCGACGACGCTCAGGAATGCCCGCTCGGCACCGGCGGTCGCTGCGGCGTGCAATCCGCGTGCGGTCGCCAGCAGTGGACCCAGGCCCCGAACGTCGTCGCGGACCACCTCGGCCGACAGCTTCGGCAGCGCCTGTCCCGGCGCGGCGACCACGAACACCGGCTGACACCGCTGACCGATGACGCTGACAACGTTCTCGACCTGCGTTCCAGACCCCGCAATCGGCTTGACAGCCTTGTCACGCCCAGCCCGGAGCGAGGCGCCCCCAGCCAACACCACACCGGCTAACGAGGCCGGCCCAGTTGCCGCAGCCACCTCAGTTCACTGTCCAGGTGTCGCGGCCGTGCAACAGGGACTGCAGGGCGCCGCGGTCAGACGGTTTCGACTCGCGTGCGGCGCGGATCTGCGACCGCGCGGCATCGTCGTAAGTGGGCCGATTGACCTGACGGAAGATGCCCATCACGGTGTGCTCCAGATTTTGCTGGGAGAGCCGCGACAGTGCGTAGGCGTAGGCGGAATCATTGGCGTGCGCGTCGTGCACCACGATCTCGTCGACGCTGACGTCGGCGGTCTTGGCGACTTCGAGCCCGAAGCCGGAGCGGACGACGCAGTAGTCGTCGTTGGCGCCGAAGACGATCGGCTCGCCGTGGTGGACGTTGATGACCCGCTCCTCGGCGCCCTCTTTGCGCAGCGCGTCGAACGAGCCGTCGTTGAAGATCGGGCAGTCTTGCAGGATCTCGACCAGCGCGGAGCCGCGGTGCTCGGCAGCGGCACGCAGCACCTCGGACAGGCCTTTGCGGTCGGAGTCCAGCGCGCGGCCGACAAAGCTCGCCTCGGCCCCGAGCGCCAGCGACACCGGGTTGAACGGCTGATCCAGCGAGCCCATCGGCGTCGACTTGGTCACCTTGCCGACCTCGGACGTCGGCGAGTACTGACCCTTTGTCAGGCCGTAGATCCGGTTGTTGAACAGCAGGATGGTCAGGTTGATGTTGCGGCGCAACGCGTGGATGAGGTGGTTACCGCCG
This genomic window contains:
- the mobA gene encoding molybdenum cofactor guanylyltransferase, with product MAAATGPASLAGVVLAGGASLRAGRDKAVKPIAGSGTQVENVVSVIGQRCQPVFVVAAPGQALPKLSAEVVRDDVRGLGPLLATARGLHAAATAGAERAFLSVVDVPFLTPDLIDVLLARAIEVDADVVLPWDGTNRYLVGVYRTALAAKIDELIAAGERNMPALVDHVDTQRVVISEPHPSSNGKAPTGLRRLLAAGR
- a CDS encoding fused (3R)-hydroxyacyl-ACP dehydratase subunits HadA/HadB, producing MTAAETSALESRVGHHYQMDGTYVVGREKLREYARAVQDYHPAHWDVAAAQKLGYSDLVAPLTFTSTPGMTCNRLMFEQVVVGYDTYMQTEEVFEQHRPIVAGDELHVDVELTSVRRIAGRDLITVTNTFTDTAGERVHTLHTTVVGLTAEDVDPGIKTAVQTMMMHDVDLFGIGESDYHKTVRPEGEVRIAEDSARRPGTPSFDDVKVGDELAVHQTRLSRGDLVNYAGVAGDANPIHWDEGIAKLAGLPDVIAHGMLTMGLGAAFASAWSGDPGAVTRYAVRLSSPAIVSAADGADIEFSGRIKSLDPDTRTGVVIVGAKSDGKKIFGLATLNVRFS
- a CDS encoding 2-oxoacid:ferredoxin oxidoreductase subunit beta, translating into MTDLIGADLGLSDVLSKHSRVPTTDTPQKAKDFTTDQEVRWCPGCGDYVILNTMRNFLPELGLRRENIVFVSGIGCSSRFPYYLETYGLHSIHGRAPAIATGLALAREDLSVWVVTGDGDALSIGGNHLIHALRRNINLTILLFNNRIYGLTKGQYSPTSEVGKVTKSTPMGSLDQPFNPVSLALGAEASFVGRALDSDRKGLSEVLRAAAEHRGSALVEILQDCPIFNDGSFDALRKEGAEERVINVHHGEPIVFGANDDYCVVRSGFGLEVAKTADVSVDEIVVHDAHANDSAYAYALSRLSQQNLEHTVMGIFRQVNRPTYDDAARSQIRAARESKPSDRGALQSLLHGRDTWTVN
- a CDS encoding cytochrome P450, which encodes MTEFRASSPPDLPGIPSAEGPLPGAAQLAGRPRALAADVFGELHGPLFYADFNGGFRKLYACSLELVTELCDESRFAKNLTATLARVRPLAGDGLFTAYHGEPNWQRAHDVLLPGFSYAGLRAYHEAMLNINAQLIDRWDLSAGVGPVDVSTDLQKLAMDTVALAGFGSRFDSFNCPGLAPIPQSFTTALGELGSGTVTPAFNDELKTLHAFIDGLIAEHRSGDREFDDLLALMLQQDSDGNPVLETENIRNQIMTFLIAGQLTTSELMPNALYNMVSDPTVLHRAQAEVDIVFGTDDDYLPGYDDVGKLAYLRQVIEETLRLSPPVLSFDRMALEDTVIGGRYPIKRGEAVTVLTGALHRQPQWGDNVEFFDPDRFAPERSAARPAALFKPFGTGARSCIGRQFALHEATMALARLVHRYRLIDAYHYVPQWENPNSRRPVGFRLDLLRRTAQDRHIGTPVSEAVNAENDCAATALKAGTRLAILYGSNLGTCRGLARQFADDATALGCTVTVSPLDDAVGGFPDAEAVVIIASSYNGQPTDDARAFLTWLLDADTALNPVPNVAVLGVGDHNWADTYQVIPQRIDERLGELEANRLVPRASADTSGDLVGVVEEFAGSLWSALAERYGDPNATPISDSDEPLYELRRIVGPVTAAMDERSSVIPMTILENTELVSPDNGLGHAKHNIRVQLPDGVDYQTGDHLTVLADNPPEVVDAVLTQLDIDPELRLSINPRRSSRRLIALDREVSARELLTHFVELRKPVTPSQLRRLAAANDCPPERRRLTELAEDPEGCPLSVIECLAEYPACVLTGAELLELLDPMAPRHYSIASSSLLSPRVVGLVVSVIDAPARSGHGLFKGVASNFLATVQPGRVIRARVDPARQAFRAGADPAKNVILVSAGTGVAPFLGFLGDRLASQRAAAPVQPALCFFGVRDPQVDYIFRDRFELAEALGIVQMRPAFSRAPQDGVRYVQDRIAADADEVWDLLGDPAKDTHVYVCGDGAQMAPAVRGSFLEIYRARTGADDGQARDWLNGLVESDHYVEDVWAS
- a CDS encoding transglycosylase family protein yields the protein MKNVRQTLRMAAITGVLATTPLTLSNAIASADYERVTSPNPIELAGFVPAPPAPDAAPAPDAPDAPPAPAPDAPPAPPAPADLPPAPDAPPAPAPDAPPPAPEAPPAPEAAAPPAPPADDAPAPEPKHKAYSVNWDAIASCESGGNWGISTGNGYSGGLQFTPSTWRANGGSGSPSGASREEQIRVAENVLHSQGIGAWPVCGRRG